One Oncorhynchus kisutch isolate 150728-3 linkage group LG13, Okis_V2, whole genome shotgun sequence DNA window includes the following coding sequences:
- the LOC116353064 gene encoding oxysterol-binding protein homolog C2F12.05c-like produces the protein MTTDPTELTLAATHTEMTTDPTEQTLAATHTDMTTDPTEQTLATTHTDMTTDPTEQTLAATHTEMTTDPTEQTLAATHTEMTTDPTEQTLAATHTEMTTDPTEQTLAATHTEMTTDPTEQTLAATHTEMTTDPTEQTLAATHTEMTTDPKEQTLAATHTEMTTDPTEQTLAATHTKMTTDPTEQTLAATHTEMTTDPTEQTLAATHTEITTDPPEQTLAATHTEMTTDPTEQTLADHPHRDDH, from the exons atgACCACTGATCCAACAGAGCTGACCCTGGCCGCCACCCACACAGAGATGACCACTGACCCAACAGAGCAGACCCTGGCCGCCACCCACACAGATATGACCACTGACCCAACAGAGCAGACCCTGGCCACCACCCACACAGATATGACCACTGACCCAACAGAGCAGACCCTGGCCGCCACCCACACAGAGATGACCACTGACCCAACAGAGCAGACCCTGGCCGCCACCCACACAGAGATGACCACTGATCCAACAGAGCAGACCCTGGCCGCCACCCACACAGAGATGACCACTGACCCAACAGAGCAGACCCTGGCCGCCACCcacacag AGATGACCACTGACCCAACAGAGCAGACCCTGGCCGCCACCCACACAGAGATGACCACTGATCCAACAGAGCAGACCCTGGCCGCCACCCACACAGAGATGACCACTGATCCAAAAGAGCAGACCCTGGCCGCCACCCACACAGAGATGACCACTGATCCAACAGAGCAGACCCTGGCCGCCACCCACACAAAGATGACCACTGATCCAACAGAGCAGACCCTGGCCGCCACCCACACAGAGATGACCACTGATCCAACAGAGCAGACCCTGGCCGCCACCCACACAGAGATAACCACTGATCCACCAGAGCAGACCCTGGCCGCCACCCACACAGAGATGACCACTGACCCAACAGAGCAGACCCTGGCCgaccacccacacagagatgACCACTGA